A single genomic interval of Zonotrichia albicollis isolate bZonAlb1 chromosome 33, bZonAlb1.hap1, whole genome shotgun sequence harbors:
- the RNF212B gene encoding E3 ubiquitin-protein ligase RNF212B isoform X3, with product MPPPSPPHPKSMPGGISSWWRGGGGGMSSQVFCGRVLTLLFPSFPAPPTAPLRHRLPHLKSNIGVSQIGGKGISQIFWRGCLRFFPSPFPPKKRARFPPPAPPDSPRRLRGAGGAGGVPEGSRGGSGGEGGSWRGRPPGVRRARAGNRKVPAQSVTPPAATCPYLIRCAQRRRFSSRTQWPSPSSTLPTSRRELESLRRENEELRRMQLSPGWHWRSHSSTPRPSPTHSVTPQPRRQLSSQVVSRLAPLEPPQSHSTPGWQAGVAYRNSGTSSVGPPLAGTSEGSALRLARGGRSQWDLNRRP from the exons ATGCCTCCGCCGTCgcctccccatcccaaatccatgcCCGGGGGTATATCCAGTTGGTggagggggggtgggggggggatGTCCTCCCAGGTTTTTTGTGGGAGGGTTCTCACTCTcctttttccctcatttccagCCCCCCCAACGGCGCCCCTCCGCCATCGCCTCCCCCATCTCAAATCTAATATCGGGGTATCCCAAATTGGGGGGAAGGGGATCTCCCAAATTTTCTGGAGGGGGTGTCTCCGCTTTTTCCCGtccccttttcccccaaaaaaacgggctcgtttccctccccccgcgccccccgacTCACCTCGGCGGCTCCGCGGCGCGGGAGGGGCCGGGGGCGTTCCGGAGGGTTCCAGGGGTGGCTccgggggggagggggggtcGTGGCGGGGGCGTCCCCCGGGCGTGAGGCGAGCGCGGGCCGGGAACAGGAAG GTCCCTGCCCAGTCTGTGACACCGCCTGCCGCTACCTGCCCATATCTGATCAG ATGCGCCCAGAGGAGAAGGTTTTCTTCAAGAACCCAGTGGCCCTCGCCCTCAAGCACCTTGCCCACATCACGCAG GGAGCTGGAGTCACTTCGCCGGGAGAATGAGGAGCTGCGCCGCATGCAG ctctccccaggctggcactggagAAGCCACAGCAGCACCCCCCGTCCCTCCCCCACACATTCAG TcaccccccagccccgccggcAGCTCAGCAGTCAAGTGGTCAG CCGCTTGGCCCCACTGGAGCCCCCCCAGTCCCACAGCACCCCAGGATGGCAG GCTGGCGTAGCCTACAGAAATTCAGGGACCTCCAGTGTAG GGCCCCCGTTGGCTGGGACAAGCGAG GGCTCTGCTCTGCGGCTGGCGAGGGGCGGGCGCTCCCAGTGGGATCTCAACCGACGGCCATAA
- the RNF212B gene encoding E3 ubiquitin-protein ligase RNF212B isoform X1, with protein MSSQVFCGRVLTLLFPSFPAPPTAPLRHRLPHLKSNIGVSQIGGKGISQIFWRGCLRFFPSPFPPKKRARFPPPAPPDSPRRLRGAGGAGGVPEGSRGGSGGEGGSWRGRPPGVRRARAGNRKVPAQSVTPPAATCPYLIRCAQRRRFSSRTQWPSPSSTLPTSRRCGGSRRHRHNFWWTCTGTELGECRQSWTRPERSWGRGGGSWSHFAGRMRSCAACSSPQAGTGEATAAPPVPPPHIQGFSQTFCLLSSHPPAPPAAQQSSGQPLGPTGAPPVPQHPRMAGWRSLQKFRDLQCRAPVGWDKRGTGLCSAAGEGRALPVGSQPTAIKDRDL; from the exons atGTCCTCCCAGGTTTTTTGTGGGAGGGTTCTCACTCTcctttttccctcatttccagCCCCCCCAACGGCGCCCCTCCGCCATCGCCTCCCCCATCTCAAATCTAATATCGGGGTATCCCAAATTGGGGGGAAGGGGATCTCCCAAATTTTCTGGAGGGGGTGTCTCCGCTTTTTCCCGtccccttttcccccaaaaaaacgggctcgtttccctccccccgcgccccccgacTCACCTCGGCGGCTCCGCGGCGCGGGAGGGGCCGGGGGCGTTCCGGAGGGTTCCAGGGGTGGCTccgggggggagggggggtcGTGGCGGGGGCGTCCCCCGGGCGTGAGGCGAGCGCGGGCCGGGAACAGGAAG GTCCCTGCCCAGTCTGTGACACCGCCTGCCGCTACCTGCCCATATCTGATCAG ATGCGCCCAGAGGAGAAGGTTTTCTTCAAGAACCCAGTGGCCCTCGCCCTCAAGCACCTTGCCCACATCACGCAG GTGTGGCGGTTCCAGACGGCACAGGCACAACTTCTGGTGGACTTGCACCGGGACAGAACTCGGCgagtgcaggcagagctggacaaggccagagaggagctgggggagaggaggag GGAGCTGGAGTCACTTCGCCGGGAGAATGAGGAGCTGCGCCGCATGCAG ctctccccaggctggcactggagAAGCCACAGCAGCACCCCCCGTCCCTCCCCCACACATTCAG GGATTCTCCCAAACTTTCTGTCTCCTTTCCAGTcaccccccagccccgccggcAGCTCAGCAGTCAAGTGGTCAG CCGCTTGGCCCCACTGGAGCCCCCCCAGTCCCACAGCACCCCAGGATGGCAG GCTGGCGTAGCCTACAGAAATTCAGGGACCTCCAGTGTAG GGCCCCCGTTGGCTGGGACAAGCGAGGTACAG GGCTCTGCTCTGCGGCTGGCGAGGGGCGGGCGCTCCCAGTGGGATCTCAACCGACGGCCATAAAGGACAGAGATCTCTGA
- the RNF212B gene encoding E3 ubiquitin-protein ligase RNF212B isoform X5 gives MDWFHCCRCFRQDGARFAITNCGHILCEGCGGSGPCPVCDTACRYLPISDQMRPEEKVFFKNPVALALKHLAHITQVWRFQTAQAQLLVDLHRDRTRRVQAELDKAREELGERRRELESLRRENEELRRMQLSPGWHWRSHSSTPRPSPTHSVTPQPRRQLSSQVVSRLAPLEPPQSHSTPGWQAGVAYRNSGTSSVGPPLAGTSEVQGSALRLARGGRSQWDLNRRP, from the exons ATGGACTGGTTCCACTGCTGTCGCTGCTTCCGCCAGGATGGCGCCCGCTTCGCCATCACCAACTGCGGCCACATCCTGTGCGAGGGCTGTGGGGGCTCAG GTCCCTGCCCAGTCTGTGACACCGCCTGCCGCTACCTGCCCATATCTGATCAG ATGCGCCCAGAGGAGAAGGTTTTCTTCAAGAACCCAGTGGCCCTCGCCCTCAAGCACCTTGCCCACATCACGCAG GTGTGGCGGTTCCAGACGGCACAGGCACAACTTCTGGTGGACTTGCACCGGGACAGAACTCGGCgagtgcaggcagagctggacaaggccagagaggagctgggggagaggaggag GGAGCTGGAGTCACTTCGCCGGGAGAATGAGGAGCTGCGCCGCATGCAG ctctccccaggctggcactggagAAGCCACAGCAGCACCCCCCGTCCCTCCCCCACACATTCAG TcaccccccagccccgccggcAGCTCAGCAGTCAAGTGGTCAG CCGCTTGGCCCCACTGGAGCCCCCCCAGTCCCACAGCACCCCAGGATGGCAG GCTGGCGTAGCCTACAGAAATTCAGGGACCTCCAGTGTAG GGCCCCCGTTGGCTGGGACAAGCGAGGTACAG GGCTCTGCTCTGCGGCTGGCGAGGGGCGGGCGCTCCCAGTGGGATCTCAACCGACGGCCATAA
- the ASB8 gene encoding ankyrin repeat and SOCS box protein 8 isoform X1, whose translation MWYIMQSIQSKYSLSERLIRTIAAIRSFPRDNVEDLIGRGADVNCLHGTLKPLHCACMVADADCVELLLQKGAEVNALDGYNRTALHYAAEKDETCVEILLEYGANPNALDGNKDTPLHWAAFKNNAECVRALLANGALVNALDYNNDTPLSWAAMKGNLESVSVLLDFGAEVRVVNLKGQSPISRLVALLVRGLGTEREDSCLDLLHRATGHFELRKNGSLPWEVARDPQLCQRLTLLCSAPGTLQALSRYAVRRSLGLRFLPQAVQQLPLPACLKEYLLLLT comes from the exons ATGTGGTACATCATGCAGAGCATTCAGAGCAAGTACTCGCTGTCCGAGCGCCTTATCCGCACCATCGCCGCCATCCGCTCCTTCCCTCGGGACAACGTGGAGGATCTCATCGGCCGG ggcgCCGATGTGAACTGCCTGCACGGCACCCTCAAACCCCTGCACTGTGCCTGCATGGTGGCTGATGCCgactgtgtggagctgctgctgcaaaaagGAGCTGAG gTGAACGCCCTGGATGGCTACAACCGGACAGCCCTTCACTACGCAGCAGAAAAAGATGAAACCTGCGTGGAGATTTTATTGGAGTACGGAGCCAACCCCAACGCCCTGGACGGCAACAAGGACACGCCCCTGCACTGGGCGGCCTTCAAGAACAACGCCGAGTGCGTGCGGGCCCTACTGGCCAACGGCGCCCTGGTCAACGCCCTGGACTACAACAACGACACCCCCCTGAGCTGGGCGGCCATGAAGGGCAACCTGGAGAGCGTCAGCGTCCTGCTGGACTTCGGCGCCGAGGTGCGCGTGGTCAACCTGAAGGGCCAGAGCCCCATCTCGCGCCTAGTGGCGCTGCTGGTGCGGGGCCTGGGCACGGAGCGGGAGGATTCCTGCCTGGATTTGCTGCATAGAGCCACGGGACACTTCGAGCTGCGCAAGAACGGGAGCCTGCCCTGGGAGGTGGCCCGTGACCCGCAGCTGTGCCAGCGGCTGACGCTGCTGTGCTCGGCGCCGGGCACGCTGCAGGCGCTGTCGCGCTACGCCGTGCGCCGCTCGCTCGGCCTGCGCTTCCTGCCCCAGGCCGTGCAGCAGCTGCCGCTGCCTGCCTGCCTCAAAGAgtacctgctgctgctcacctga
- the ASB8 gene encoding ankyrin repeat and SOCS box protein 8 isoform X2, which produces MPRRRPRHVVHHAEHSEQVLAVRAPYPHHRRHPLLPSGQRGGSHRPGEALFLPYRGCSCAPQGADVNCLHGTLKPLHCACMVADADCVELLLQKGAEVNALDGYNRTALHYAAEKDETCVEILLEYGANPNALDGNKDTPLHWAAFKNNAECVRALLANGALVNALDYNNDTPLSWAAMKGNLESVSVLLDFGAEVRVVNLKGQSPISRLVALLVRGLGTEREDSCLDLLHRATGHFELRKNGSLPWEVARDPQLCQRLTLLCSAPGTLQALSRYAVRRSLGLRFLPQAVQQLPLPACLKEYLLLLT; this is translated from the exons ATGCCGCGGCGCCGCCCGCGCCATGTGGTACATCATGCAGAGCATTCAGAGCAAGTACTCGCTGTCCGAGCGCCTTATCCGCACCATCGCCGCCATCCGCTCCTTCCCTCGGGACAACGTGGAGGATCTCATCGGCCGGGTGAGGCCCT CTTCC TTCCTTACCGGGGGTgttcctgtgctccccagggcgCCGATGTGAACTGCCTGCACGGCACCCTCAAACCCCTGCACTGTGCCTGCATGGTGGCTGATGCCgactgtgtggagctgctgctgcaaaaagGAGCTGAG gTGAACGCCCTGGATGGCTACAACCGGACAGCCCTTCACTACGCAGCAGAAAAAGATGAAACCTGCGTGGAGATTTTATTGGAGTACGGAGCCAACCCCAACGCCCTGGACGGCAACAAGGACACGCCCCTGCACTGGGCGGCCTTCAAGAACAACGCCGAGTGCGTGCGGGCCCTACTGGCCAACGGCGCCCTGGTCAACGCCCTGGACTACAACAACGACACCCCCCTGAGCTGGGCGGCCATGAAGGGCAACCTGGAGAGCGTCAGCGTCCTGCTGGACTTCGGCGCCGAGGTGCGCGTGGTCAACCTGAAGGGCCAGAGCCCCATCTCGCGCCTAGTGGCGCTGCTGGTGCGGGGCCTGGGCACGGAGCGGGAGGATTCCTGCCTGGATTTGCTGCATAGAGCCACGGGACACTTCGAGCTGCGCAAGAACGGGAGCCTGCCCTGGGAGGTGGCCCGTGACCCGCAGCTGTGCCAGCGGCTGACGCTGCTGTGCTCGGCGCCGGGCACGCTGCAGGCGCTGTCGCGCTACGCCGTGCGCCGCTCGCTCGGCCTGCGCTTCCTGCCCCAGGCCGTGCAGCAGCTGCCGCTGCCTGCCTGCCTCAAAGAgtacctgctgctgctcacctga
- the RNF212B gene encoding E3 ubiquitin-protein ligase RNF212B isoform X2: MPPPSPPHPKSMPGGISSWWRGGGGGMSSQVFCGRVLTLLFPSFPAPPTAPLRHRLPHLKSNIGVSQIGGKGISQIFWRGCLRFFPSPFPPKKRARFPPPAPPDSPRRLRGAGGAGGVPEGSRGGSGGEGGSWRGRPPGVRRARAGNRKVPAQSVTPPAATCPYLIRCAQRRRFSSRTQWPSPSSTLPTSRRELESLRRENEELRRMQLSPGWHWRSHSSTPRPSPTHSVTPQPRRQLSSQVVSRLAPLEPPQSHSTPGWQAGVAYRNSGTSSVGPPLAGTSEVQGSALRLARGGRSQWDLNRRP; this comes from the exons ATGCCTCCGCCGTCgcctccccatcccaaatccatgcCCGGGGGTATATCCAGTTGGTggagggggggtgggggggggatGTCCTCCCAGGTTTTTTGTGGGAGGGTTCTCACTCTcctttttccctcatttccagCCCCCCCAACGGCGCCCCTCCGCCATCGCCTCCCCCATCTCAAATCTAATATCGGGGTATCCCAAATTGGGGGGAAGGGGATCTCCCAAATTTTCTGGAGGGGGTGTCTCCGCTTTTTCCCGtccccttttcccccaaaaaaacgggctcgtttccctccccccgcgccccccgacTCACCTCGGCGGCTCCGCGGCGCGGGAGGGGCCGGGGGCGTTCCGGAGGGTTCCAGGGGTGGCTccgggggggagggggggtcGTGGCGGGGGCGTCCCCCGGGCGTGAGGCGAGCGCGGGCCGGGAACAGGAAG GTCCCTGCCCAGTCTGTGACACCGCCTGCCGCTACCTGCCCATATCTGATCAG ATGCGCCCAGAGGAGAAGGTTTTCTTCAAGAACCCAGTGGCCCTCGCCCTCAAGCACCTTGCCCACATCACGCAG GGAGCTGGAGTCACTTCGCCGGGAGAATGAGGAGCTGCGCCGCATGCAG ctctccccaggctggcactggagAAGCCACAGCAGCACCCCCCGTCCCTCCCCCACACATTCAG TcaccccccagccccgccggcAGCTCAGCAGTCAAGTGGTCAG CCGCTTGGCCCCACTGGAGCCCCCCCAGTCCCACAGCACCCCAGGATGGCAG GCTGGCGTAGCCTACAGAAATTCAGGGACCTCCAGTGTAG GGCCCCCGTTGGCTGGGACAAGCGAGGTACAG GGCTCTGCTCTGCGGCTGGCGAGGGGCGGGCGCTCCCAGTGGGATCTCAACCGACGGCCATAA
- the RNF212B gene encoding E3 ubiquitin-protein ligase RNF212B isoform X4, whose amino-acid sequence MAPASPSPTAATSCARAVGAQVPAQSVTPPAATCPYLIRCAQRRRFSSRTQWPSPSSTLPTSRRCGGSRRHRHNFWWTCTGTELGECRQSWTRPERSWGRGGGSWSHFAGRMRSCAACSSPQAGTGEATAAPPVPPPHIQGFSQTFCLLSSHPPAPPAAQQSSGQPLGPTGAPPVPQHPRMAGWRSLQKFRDLQCRAPVGWDKRGTGLCSAAGEGRALPVGSQPTAIKDRDL is encoded by the exons ATGGCGCCCGCTTCGCCATCACCAACTGCGGCCACATCCTGTGCGAGGGCTGTGGGGGCTCAG GTCCCTGCCCAGTCTGTGACACCGCCTGCCGCTACCTGCCCATATCTGATCAG ATGCGCCCAGAGGAGAAGGTTTTCTTCAAGAACCCAGTGGCCCTCGCCCTCAAGCACCTTGCCCACATCACGCAG GTGTGGCGGTTCCAGACGGCACAGGCACAACTTCTGGTGGACTTGCACCGGGACAGAACTCGGCgagtgcaggcagagctggacaaggccagagaggagctgggggagaggaggag GGAGCTGGAGTCACTTCGCCGGGAGAATGAGGAGCTGCGCCGCATGCAG ctctccccaggctggcactggagAAGCCACAGCAGCACCCCCCGTCCCTCCCCCACACATTCAG GGATTCTCCCAAACTTTCTGTCTCCTTTCCAGTcaccccccagccccgccggcAGCTCAGCAGTCAAGTGGTCAG CCGCTTGGCCCCACTGGAGCCCCCCCAGTCCCACAGCACCCCAGGATGGCAG GCTGGCGTAGCCTACAGAAATTCAGGGACCTCCAGTGTAG GGCCCCCGTTGGCTGGGACAAGCGAGGTACAG GGCTCTGCTCTGCGGCTGGCGAGGGGCGGGCGCTCCCAGTGGGATCTCAACCGACGGCCATAAAGGACAGAGATCTCTGA